In a genomic window of Brettanomyces nanus chromosome 1, complete sequence:
- a CDS encoding uncharacterized protein (BUSCO:EOG09343D2N), giving the protein MGSLSKFSQCVKPFTRLFSTTQIGCERKYDRVMRRHVKKIVEYKEGDIKPWYLRIPKEASKYPPYPYGEATLFKRSDRGLYGGQQRGKGFQVSEMGNKTPRPWLPNVISKTLWSEALNHGIKMKLTARVLRTITKEGGLDNYVTKDKAARVKELGLFGWRLRYNILKARQVANQPPNYEVVKTAEGKDVKVFYRGNYKGEPIKLTVGRRKLLTKLFPKVKLNTPEVMKFAQFSIDHAETPFADILRECEANDVDLDDVKL; this is encoded by the coding sequence ATGGGTTCGTTGAGCAAATTCTCGCAATGTGTGAAGCCCTTCACTAGACTATTTTCTACAACGCAAATTGGCTGTGAAAGGAAATACGACAGAGTCATGAGACGACATGTGAAAAAGATTGTCGAgtacaaagaaggagatattAAGCCTTGGTATCTAAGGATTCCCAAGGAGGCCAGTAAATATCCTCCTTATCCATACGGCGAGGCAACACTCTTCAAAAGATCAGACCGAGGTTTATACGGCGGACAACAAAGAGGTAAAGGATTTCAAGTATCTGAGATGGGTAACAAAACTCCACGGCCTTGGCTTCCCAATGTGATTTCTAAGACGTTATGGTCGGAGGCTTTGAACCACGGAATTAAGATGAAGCTTACTGCACGAGTTCTTCGGACAATTACCAAGGAGGGTGGTCTAGATAACTATGTCACTAAAGATAAGGCTGCGAGAGTGAAGGAATTGGGACTGTTTGGCTGGAGGTTAAGATATAATATACTGAAAGCACGTCAAGTCGCTAATCAACCTCCAAATTATGAAGTGGTGAAAACAGCCGAGGGTAAAGATGTGAAAGTGTTTTACAGGGGAAACTACAAAGGTGAGCCCATAAAGTTGACAGTTGGTAGAAGAAAACTACTGACTAAACTATTCCCTAAAGTTAAGCTTAATACACCTGAAGTAATGAAATTTGCGCAGTTCAGCATCGATCATGCCGAAACTCCATTCGCAGACATTTTGAGAGAGTGCGAGGCAAACGACGTAGATCTCGATGATGTGAAGCTGTAA
- a CDS encoding uncharacterized protein (EggNog:ENOG41~BUSCO:EOG09341813) — protein sequence MTENDQLEPENKDLKAKESESSAVQPEAETSAEDIVEKALTEEMSKDDASTAHKSFKKMTDDELKVESETPEMEQKRREAGQLAATSVSAKTEVSAETEAVDEKEAEEEEEEEAAEKTVGSVGMAQTVGHTESTESTANSVDSQSQQTETSAKSMSTSSFKSTKSSTSLEGLRKWFTFGKNGNEVTTKETMRYLKKAENFNLALSRFRENKEALLLQPERDQEAVNTCANNLRKTFNEIKTGIEISHDELLIEGIDWEFWSAVVNDYSVVVREKPKELLDNISRGIPKELRGMVWQLICNSKSLLLEEFYRTGKTRNSSYEKLIKRDLARTSFVTNSEVRTKIDDLFDVIKCYSLYDKEVGYTQGMAFITVPLLMNMDASEVFCMLVKLMNNYGFRELYLPEMPGLHLKLYQFDRLLEDQLPDLYLHLQKQGVKSSMYATQWFLTLFGYKFPLDMVLRIYDIVIAEGIESILRFALNLMQKNHERLLTLRFDQLLEFLKEQIFFHYLTADSGEISLETYRLDDFVSDSMNVNILPLMLNRYEAEFNEIQRLERERKQEVEGLRNQNSELLKDIRQIEAAYATLNKGHVGIANEMVKGKVGIANLREENQQLKEKISETTTRLAKLSTQTDLHVDFSGEISNTLDLEIQKTMERNFEVMEENAQLEETLASLDKERESLRKEIHRKSKWSLPKKRLW from the coding sequence ATGACTGAAAACGATCAACTAGAGCCGGAAAATAAGGATTTGAAGGCGAAAGAATCGGAGAGTTCTGCGGTACAGCCTGAAGCCGAGACTTCTGCTGAAGATATTGTGGAGAAGGCTTTGACAGAGGAGATGAGTAAAGATGACGCTTCAACAGCTCACAAATCGTTTAAGAAAATGACCGACGATGAGTTGAAAGTTGAAAGCGAGACTCCGGAGATGGAGCAAAAACGTCGGGAGGCAGGACAATTGGCCGCTACTTCCGTCTCGGCCAAGACAGAAGTAAGTGCTGAGACAGAGGCGGTAGATGAgaaagaggcagaagaagaagaagaagaagaagcagctgAAAAGACAGTAGGGTCTGTAGGAATGGCACAGACGGTAGGCCATACAGAATCAACAGAGTCGACAGCCAATTCGGTTGATTCCCAATCACAACAAACCGAGACCTCTGCAAAAAGCATGTCGACATCGTCATTCAAATCGACAAAGTCATCAACGTCATTGGAAGGTCTCCGTAAGTGGTTTACTTTTGGCAAGAATGGTAACGAGGTAACGACTAAGGAAACGATGAGATATCTAAAGAAGGCGGAGAATTTCAATTTGGCGCTCTCGAGGTTCAGAGAGAATAAGGAGGCACTGCTATTACAGCCAGAAAGGGACCAAGAGGCTGTCAATACGTGTGCAAACAACTTAAGAAAGACTTTCAACGAGATCAAAACAGGCATCGAGATTAGCCATGACGAGTTATTAATTGAAGGAATCGATTGGGAGTTCTGGTCGGCCGTAGTGAATGATTATAGTGTTGTTGTTAGAGAGAAACCAAAAGAGCTACTTGACAATATATCTCGCGGTATACCCAAAGAGTTGAGAGGAATGGTTTGGCAGCTCATTTGTAACTCGAAGTCTTTGCTACTCGAAGAATTTTACCGTACAGGTAAAACGAGGAACAGTAGTtatgagaagttgataaaAAGAGATTTGGCTCGGACTAGTTTTGTTACGAATAGCGAGGTGAGGACCAAAATCGATGACTTATTTGATGTTATAAAATGCTACAGTCTGTATGATAAAGAGGTCGGATATACGCAAGGTATGGCATTCATTACGGTTCCTttattgatgaatatgGATGCTAGCGAGGTATTTTGCATGCTAGTGAAGCTCATGAACAACTACGGATTCCGTGAATTGTATCTTCCGGAGATGCCAGGActtcatttgaagttgTATCAATTTGACAGGCTTTTGGAGGATCAATTACCGGACTTGTATCTTCACTTGCAGAAGCAGGGAGTGAAATCCTCCATGTATGCTACACAATGGTTCCTTACTCTCTTTGGATACAAATTCCCGCTTGATATGGTTCTTCGAATTTATGATATTGTCATTGCCGAGGGTATTGAATCGATTCTCCGGTTTGCTTTGAACTTGATGCAAAAAAATCACGAGCGTTTGCTTACGTTGAGGTTTGACCAACTACTTgaatttttgaaagagcAGATTTTCTTCCACTACTTGACAGCAGATTCGGGGGAAATCAGCCTTGAGACTTATAGATTGGATGACTTTGTGAGTGATTCAATGAATGTCAACATTCTCCCTCTTATGCTTAACCGTTATGAAGCCGAGTTTAATGAGATCCAAAGACTTGAAAGGGAGAGAAAGCAGGAAGTGGAAGGGCTTCGTAATCAGAACAGTGAATTACTCAAGGATATTCGACAGATTGAAGCTGCCTATGCTACGCTTAATAAGGGACACGTGGGAATAGCCAACGAAATGGTCAAGGGTAAAGTGGGGATAGCTAATCTTCGAGAGGAGAATCAGCAGCTAAAGGAGAAAATATCAGAAACTACTACACGGCTGGCCAAGTTGAGTACACAGACCGATTTACATGTCGATTTTAGTGGAGAAATCTCCAACACTTTGGATCTGGAAATCCAGAAAACCATGGAGAGAAACTTCGAAGttatggaagaaaatgCACAACTGGAGGAGACGTTAGCATCCTTGGACAAAGAACGTGAGAGTTTGAGAAAGGAAATACATAGAAAATCAAAGTGGTCTCTACCCAAGAAGCGTCTTTGGTAA